A genomic stretch from Amycolatopsis sp. 195334CR includes:
- a CDS encoding BlaI/MecI/CopY family transcriptional regulator produces MAGTGGLGELERAVMDVLWDRDDAEPVTVRAVTDALAERKPAYTTVMTVLDRLAKKGFVLRERDGRAWSYRPAASRDAYVARLMLDALDLTGDREAALAHFARSVSNPEAEALSQALDRHRKSG; encoded by the coding sequence ATGGCGGGAACAGGCGGTTTGGGTGAGCTGGAACGCGCGGTGATGGACGTGCTGTGGGATCGGGACGACGCCGAGCCGGTCACGGTGCGCGCGGTCACCGACGCGCTGGCCGAGCGCAAACCGGCGTACACCACGGTGATGACCGTGCTCGACCGGCTGGCGAAGAAGGGTTTTGTGCTCCGCGAACGCGACGGCCGCGCCTGGTCCTACCGCCCGGCCGCCAGCCGCGACGCCTACGTGGCCCGCCTGATGCTCGACGCGCTCGACCTGACCGGTGACCGCGAGGCCGCGCTGGCCCACTTCGCGCGCTCGGTGAGCAATCCCGAGGCCGAGGCGCTCAGCCAGGCACTGGACAGGCACCGGAAGTCCGGATGA
- a CDS encoding SDR family NAD(P)-dependent oxidoreductase: MTAHEFTGSRAVITGAAGVIGAALARAIAAAGAEVLLVDQDPAAQVLAAELGGRAVLGDPSESGLPAEVLMELDGPPELLVLAADEEVRSPAVELSEADWQRLSEVNVGALYRMVRAAAPSMARRGSGAVLAVSSVTAERALAGGVPYGATKAAVSQLVRGLAVELGPSGVRVNGIAPGPLADKRSRRRVVERVPLGRLAAPADLVGPAMFLLSAEARYVTGQVLVVDGGYALT; encoded by the coding sequence TTGACCGCGCACGAGTTCACCGGCAGCCGCGCGGTGATCACCGGCGCGGCCGGGGTCATCGGGGCCGCACTGGCCAGGGCGATCGCCGCGGCGGGGGCCGAGGTGCTGCTGGTCGACCAGGACCCGGCGGCGCAGGTGCTGGCGGCCGAGCTGGGTGGCCGCGCGGTGCTCGGCGATCCGAGCGAGAGCGGGTTGCCCGCCGAGGTCCTGATGGAACTGGACGGTCCGCCGGAGTTGCTGGTGCTGGCGGCGGACGAGGAGGTCCGCTCACCCGCGGTCGAACTGAGCGAGGCCGACTGGCAGCGGCTGTCCGAAGTGAACGTCGGGGCGCTGTACCGGATGGTGCGCGCGGCCGCGCCGTCGATGGCCCGGCGGGGTTCGGGCGCGGTGCTGGCGGTTTCGTCGGTGACCGCGGAGCGGGCGCTGGCCGGTGGGGTGCCCTACGGCGCGACGAAGGCGGCGGTGTCGCAGTTGGTGCGCGGGCTGGCGGTGGAGCTGGGGCCGAGCGGGGTGCGGGTGAACGGGATCGCGCCCGGGCCGCTGGCGGACAAGCGCAGCCGGCGGCGGGTGGTGGAGCGCGTCCCGCTCGGCCGGCTCGCCGCCCCGGCCGACCTGGTGGGGCCCGCGATGTTCCTGCTGTCGGCGGAGGCACGCTACGTGACCGGTCAGGTGCTGGTGGTCGACGGAGGGTACGCGCTGACGTAA
- a CDS encoding maleylpyruvate isomerase family mycothiol-dependent enzyme produces MSTSAFLTTVADQTRTLAGWVDGQDPAAPVPTCPKWTLADLVDHVGSTQRMVAMLVGGRMTEPSQAFAGYVPAPEDPAEWGAWLNACAAEAAQAFEAVSDDTPVWDPSGAEAGVPFWSRRLLGEICVHRADAASALGRPYELAPEPAAAAVEDWLDTMTSRGYWENKPDYAAAMRGTGQTLHFHATDTPGEWVARREPDTIVLERTHTKADVALRGTAEELLLVLSRRRPLTEATTLEVLGDQALLDHWIEHMDWTTD; encoded by the coding sequence ATGAGCACATCAGCGTTCCTGACCACCGTCGCCGACCAGACCAGGACGCTCGCCGGGTGGGTGGACGGCCAGGACCCGGCGGCCCCGGTGCCGACGTGTCCGAAGTGGACACTGGCGGACCTGGTCGACCACGTGGGCTCGACCCAGCGCATGGTGGCCATGCTCGTCGGCGGGCGGATGACCGAACCGAGCCAGGCCTTCGCCGGTTACGTCCCCGCCCCCGAAGACCCCGCCGAATGGGGCGCCTGGCTCAACGCCTGCGCCGCCGAAGCAGCACAGGCGTTCGAGGCGGTCAGCGACGACACCCCGGTGTGGGACCCCTCCGGTGCCGAGGCGGGTGTGCCGTTCTGGTCACGGCGGCTGCTCGGCGAGATCTGCGTGCACCGCGCCGACGCGGCCTCCGCGCTGGGCAGACCGTACGAACTGGCACCCGAACCCGCCGCCGCGGCCGTGGAGGACTGGCTGGACACGATGACCTCACGCGGCTACTGGGAGAACAAGCCGGACTACGCCGCCGCGATGCGGGGCACCGGGCAGACCCTGCACTTCCACGCCACCGACACCCCCGGGGAATGGGTGGCCCGCCGCGAACCCGACACCATCGTCCTGGAACGCACCCACACCAAGGCCGACGTCGCCCTGCGCGGCACGGCGGAGGAACTACTGCTCGTGCTGAGCAGGCGACGACCCCTGACCGAGGCCACCACCCTCGAAGTCCTCGGCGACCAAGCCCTGCTCGACCACTGGATCGAGCACATGGACTGGACCACCGACTAA
- a CDS encoding glycosyltransferase: MTATLPADTRRAPVETDGPAPVLDVVVPVYNEETDLGPSVRELHRHLSRRFPYRFRITIADNASTDRTWSIAERLAGELAEVTAVRLEQKGRGRALHSVWLASDAQVLAYMDVDLSTDLAALSPLVASLISGHSDVAIGSRLARGARVVRGAKREIISRCYNLLLRGTLSVRFSDAQCGFKAIRADVARELLPHVADTGWFFDTELLVLAQRAGARIHEVPVDWVDDPDSRVDIVSTALADLRGIARLGRALATGTVPIARLRDQLNRAPAPVEAPGVPGGLVRQLVRFAAVGVASTLAYLLLFVLLRGGFGPQAANFVALAVTAVANTAANRRLTFGVRGAAGAGRHHFEGMLVFLLGLGLTSGSLALLHSATSPSQPIELVVLVLANLTATVLRFLLLRGWVFNPRRNRSETP, translated from the coding sequence ATGACAGCGACTCTGCCCGCGGACACCCGGCGTGCGCCGGTCGAGACGGACGGCCCGGCCCCGGTGCTCGACGTCGTGGTGCCCGTGTACAACGAAGAGACCGATCTCGGCCCCAGCGTGCGGGAACTGCACCGGCACCTGAGCCGCCGCTTCCCGTACCGGTTCCGGATCACCATCGCCGACAACGCCAGCACCGACCGGACCTGGTCGATCGCCGAGCGCCTGGCCGGTGAACTGGCCGAGGTGACCGCGGTCCGGCTGGAGCAGAAGGGCCGCGGTCGCGCGCTGCACTCGGTGTGGCTGGCCTCGGACGCGCAGGTGCTGGCCTACATGGACGTCGACCTGTCCACCGACCTGGCCGCGCTGTCCCCGCTGGTCGCCTCGCTCATCTCCGGGCACTCCGACGTGGCGATCGGCAGCAGGCTGGCGCGCGGGGCGCGGGTGGTCCGCGGTGCCAAGCGGGAGATCATTTCGCGCTGCTACAACCTTCTGCTGCGCGGCACGCTGTCGGTGCGCTTCTCCGACGCCCAGTGCGGGTTCAAGGCGATCCGCGCGGACGTGGCGCGGGAACTGCTGCCGCACGTCGCCGACACCGGCTGGTTCTTCGACACCGAACTGCTCGTGCTGGCCCAGCGCGCGGGCGCGCGCATCCACGAGGTCCCGGTGGACTGGGTGGACGATCCGGACAGCCGCGTCGACATCGTCTCGACCGCGCTCGCCGACCTGCGCGGCATCGCCCGGCTCGGCCGGGCGCTGGCCACCGGCACGGTGCCGATCGCCAGGCTGCGCGACCAGCTCAACCGCGCGCCCGCCCCGGTGGAGGCGCCCGGGGTGCCCGGCGGACTGGTCCGCCAGCTGGTCCGGTTCGCCGCCGTCGGCGTCGCCAGCACGCTGGCCTACCTGCTGCTCTTCGTCCTGCTGCGCGGTGGTTTCGGCCCGCAGGCGGCCAACTTCGTGGCGCTGGCGGTGACCGCGGTGGCCAACACCGCGGCCAACCGCAGGCTCACCTTCGGCGTGCGCGGCGCCGCCGGTGCCGGGCGCCACCACTTCGAGGGCATGCTGGTGTTCCTGCTCGGCCTCGGGCTGACCAGCGGTTCACTGGCCCTGCTGCACTCGGCCACCAGCCCGTCGCAGCCGATCGAGCTGGTCGTGCTGGTGCTGGCCAACCTCACCGCGACCGTCCTGCGCTTCCTGCTGCTGCGCGGCTGGGTGTTCAACCCCCGCCGGAACCGATCGGAGACCCCGTGA